In Camelina sativa cultivar DH55 chromosome 16, Cs, whole genome shotgun sequence, a single window of DNA contains:
- the LOC104752487 gene encoding uncharacterized protein LOC104752487 yields the protein MSKIGSLGMLSRRTLATDLPVMVEIRKLMKELTNPMSLAQGVVHWQPPQKALDKVKELVWDPTVSSYGPDEGLPELRLALLTKLREENKLTKSAVMVTAGANQAFVNLVIALCDAGDSVVMFEPYYFNSYMAFQMTGVTNILVGPGKPDTLYPDADWLEKTLSESKPTPKVVTVVNPGNPSGTYVPEPLLKRISQICKDAGCWLIVDNTYEYFLYDGLKHCCIEGDHIVNVFSFSKTYGMMGWRLGYIAYSERLDGFATELVKIQDNIPICAAIISQRLGLYALQEGPGWIAERVKGLVKNREIVKEALEPLGKENIKGGEGAIYLWAKLPEGHRDSFKVVRWLAHRHGVVVIPGCASGSPGYLRVSFGGLQEEEMRAAAERLRKGLEELLHSGMVVE from the exons ATGTCGAAAATAGGTTCGTTAGGGATGCTTTCGAGGAGAACGTTGGCTACGGACTTGCCCGTCATGGTTGAG ATTCGGAAATTAATGAAGGAATTGACGAACCCTATGTCTCTCGCTCAG GGAGTTGTGCATTGGCAGCCTCCTCAGAAAGCCTTAGACAAAGTCAAGGAGCTTGTCTGGGATCCTACTGTTAGCTCTTATGGACCCGATGAAGGTCTTCCTGAGTTAAGACTGGCTCTTCTGACCAAG CTGCGTGAAGAAAACAAGCTAACCAAATCAGCTGTGATGGTTACTGCTGGTGCCAATCAG GCGTTTGTCAATCTTGTTATTGCACTTTGTGATGCCGGTGATTCTGTTGTCATGTTTGAGCCATACTACTTCAATTCCTACATGGCCTTTCAGATGACTGGAGTCACCAACATTTTAGTTGGTCCTGGCAAGCCAGATACTCTCTATCCTGACGCAG aCTGGTTAGAGAAGACACTCTCTGAGTCTAAACCGACTCCCAAAGTTGTGACTGTTGTGAATCCTGGTAACCCAAGTGGCACCTATGTCCCTGAACCTCTTCTTAAGAGGATTTCACAAATTTGCAAAGATGCTGGGTGTTGGCTCATTGTAGATAACACATACGA GTATTTCTTGTATGATGGTTTAAAACATTGTTGCATTGAGGGAGACCACATTGTTAatgtcttctccttctctaaAACCTACGGCATGATGGGTTGGAGGCTTGGATAC ATAGCTTACTCAGAGAGATTAGATGGGTTTGCAACAGAGCTTGTGAAAATACAAGACAACATCCCAATCTGTGCAGCCATAATCTCGCAGCGACTGGGTCTATACGCATTACAGGAAGGTCCTGGGTGGATAGCAGAGCGGGTAAAGGGTCTAGTGAAGAACCGGGAGATTGTGAAAGAGGCCCTTGAGCCGCTGGGGAAGGAGAACATTAAGGGAGGAGAAGGAGCGATTTACCTGTGGGCAAAACTACCGGAAGGACACAGAGATAGTTTCAAGGTGGTGCGGTGGCTGGCTCACCGCCATGGTGTGGTGGTGATCCCGGGGTGTGCAAGTGGTAGCCCAGGGTATCTCCGGGTTTCCTTTGGAGGGTTGCAGGAGGAAGAAATGAGAGCTGCAGCGGAGAGGCTGAGGAAAGGGTTAGAGGAGCTGCTTCACAGTGGAATGGTGGTGGAGTGA
- the LOC104752486 gene encoding cyclin-A2-4-like, whose amino-acid sequence MGKENAVSGNTIRLHGRPVTRALASALRASSKLITSSEVAATSHNQGRVLRAKSKRTALDEKKANAPKKRAVLKDITNVTCENSYTSCFNVAVDNIKQVKKGRASSSKVASSSATSQVTDEKVEVVANSAGGSLSDCTGTSLGTNEASYSFIAKPSSRLPPRPLGTVERSCVGASSSVASIPKFFDIDLDDKDPLLCSLYAPDIYYNLRVAELKRRPFPDFMERTQRDVTQTMRGILVDWLVEVSEEYTLVPDTLYLTVYLIDWFLHGNYVERQRLQLLGITCMLIASKYEEICAPRIEELCFITDNTYTRDQVLEMESQVLKHFSFQIYTPTSKTFLRRFLRAAQASYPSPSLEMEYLANYLTELTLKDY is encoded by the exons ATGGGAAAGGAGAATGCTGTTTCTGGCAACACCATACGGCTCCATGGTCGCCCTGTAACTCGTGCTCTTGCCTCTGCCTTGCGTGCTTCTTCTAAGCTGATCACATCTTCAGAAGTGGCTGCTACATCACATAACCAGGGACGGGTTCTGAGAGCAAAGTCTAAACGAACAGCCTTGGATGAGAAGAAAGCCAATGCACCTAAGAAGCGAGCTGTTCTCAAGGACATTACTAATGTTACCTGCGAGAATTCTTACACAAGTTGCTTCAATGTTGCG GTGGACAATATCAAGCAGGTAAAGAAGGGACGAGCGAGCTCTTCCAAGGTGGCATCTTCTTCGGCTACTTCACAAGTTACAGATGAAAAGGTAGAAGTTGTGGCAAATTCAGCAGGAGGAAGCTTGTCGGATTGTACAGGCACGAGCTTGGGTACAAACGAAGCATCTTATAGCTTTATCGCAAAGCCGAGTTCAAGATTGCCGCCAAGACCCCTTGGGACAG TTGAAAGAAGTTGTGTTGGAGCAAGTTCCAGTGTCGCAAGTATCCCAAAATTCTTTGACATTGATTTAGATGACAAGGATCCTCTACTCTGTAGCCTTTATGCACCTGATATCTACTATAACCTGCGTGTTGCTGAG CTTAAACGCAGACCATTTCCTGATTTTATGGAAAGGACTCAAAGAGATGTGACTCAGACAATGAGGGGAATTCTGGTTGATTGGCTTGTAGAG GTATCAGAGGAATACACACTTGTACCTGACACACTCTACCTAACAGTGTATTTGATAGACTGGTTTCTACATGGAAACTACGTGGAAAGACAGAGACTTCAATTGCTTGGCATCACCTGTATGCTCATTGCTTC AAAATATGAGGAAATATGTGCGCCACGGATTGAGGAGTTATGCTTCATCACGGATAACACTTACACAAGAGATCAGGTCCTGGAAATGGAGAGCCAAGTACTCAAGCATTTTAGCTTTCAAATTTACACTCCCACTTCAAAGACATTCCTCAG GAGATTTCTTCGAGCAGCTCAAGCTTCATACCCG AGCCCAAGTCTGGAAATGGAGTATCTGGCGAATTACCTAACGGAATTGACGTTAAAAGACTAT